In one Lolium rigidum isolate FL_2022 chromosome 3, APGP_CSIRO_Lrig_0.1, whole genome shotgun sequence genomic region, the following are encoded:
- the LOC124704340 gene encoding pentatricopeptide repeat-containing protein At3g22670, mitochondrial-like: MRRCCQVILSPTRKHRPPKGNHVASCFCTAGFGLPDWFRNPKKDGGSIDDDNNDDDFVLPITYASVEQRSHGGSSRPLSILPGCSTPASHEDAEFEADVDEVSRILSSRFASPEAIVIAMDCCPVRVSGRMVDKILRRFGSDWVAAFGFFMWAGAQEGYCHAADSYDLMVDILGKFKQFDLMWGLVSQMDEIGGLVSLATMTKVMRRLAGASRWTDAIEAFNKMDRFGVVKDTKAMNVLLDTLCKERSVKRARGVFQELRGMVPPDEGSFNTLVHGWCKARMLTEARDAMKEMEEHGFSPSVITYTSLIEAYCMEKDFQTVYAILNTMRSKGCPPNVITYTIVMHALGKAGRTQEALDVFDRVKKDGCVPDASFYNSLIYILGRAGRLEDANSMVDEMCRTGVPPNVATFNTLISAACDHSQAVNALKLLVKMEVHSCKPDIKTYTPLLKLCCKKQWMKILLFLVCHMFKKDITPDFSTYTLLVSWLCRNGKPAQSCLFLEEMVLKGFTPKQETFDLVMEKLDKGNLHSAKKKVQLLIVQAAAAKHTGSSYLRKDGAAAQHCAVLSNTCGH; this comes from the coding sequence ATGCGCCGGTGTTGCCAGGTTATACTGTCACCGACGCGCAAGCACCGGCCACCTAAAGGCAACCACGTAGCGTCATGCTTCTGCACCGCAGGCTTCGGGCTGCCCGACTGGTTCAGGAACCCAAAGAAGGACGGCGGCTCTATCGATGACGACAACAACGACGACGACTTTGTGCTCCCGATCACCTACGCTTCCGTGGAGCAACGTAGTCACGGAGGCAGCTCGAGACCGCTGTCGATCCTCCCCGGCTGTTCGACCCCCGCCTCCCACGAGGACGCCGAGTTCGAGGCAGACGTCGACGAGGTGAGCAGGATCCTGAGCTCTCGCTTTGCGTCTCCGGAGGCCATTGTGATAGCCATGGACTGCTGCCCCGTCAGGGTGTCAGGCCGCATGGTCGACAAGATTCTGCGGAGGTTTGGCAGCGACTGGGTGGCGGCCTTCGGGTTCTTCATGTGGGCAGGCGCTCAGGAAGGGTACTGCCACGCTGCTGATTCGTACGACCTGATGGTTGACATACTAGGGAAGTTCAAGCAGTTTGATTTGATGTGGGGCTTGGTCAGTCAGATGGACGAGATTGGGGGTTTGGTGTCGTTGGCAACCATGACAAAGGTGATGAGGAGGCTTGCTGGGGCCAGCCGGTGGACCGATGCCATAGAGGCTTTCAATAAAATGGACCGGTTTGGTGTTGTGAAGGACACCAAGGCCATGAATGTGCTCCTGGACACGTTGTGCAAGGAGAGGAGCGTGAAGCGTGCAAGAGGCGTGTTCCAAGAGCTGAGGGGCATGGTACCTCCCGACGAAGGTAGCTTCAACACGTTGGTCCATGGGTGGTGCAAGGCACGGATGCTGACCGAAGCTCGTGATGCGATGAAGGAGATGGAGGAGCATGGCTTCAGTCCTTCAGTCATAACATACACCAGCCTAATAGAAGCATACTGCATGGAGAAAGATTTCCAGACTGTTTACGCCATCTTAAACACGATGCGCTCCAAAGGATGCCCTCCCAATGTTATCACATACACGATTGTGATGCACGCACTAGGGAAGGCCGGAAGAACACAAGAAGCTTTGGATGTATTTGACAGGGTGAAGAAGGATGGCTGTGTCCCAGATGCGTCCTTCTACAACTCTCTCATTTATATACTCGGCAGAGCAGGGAGACTGGAGGATGCCAATTCTATGGTTGATGAGATGTGCAGAACTGGAGTCCCCCCCAACGTCGCTACCTTCAACACCTTGATTTCTGCTGCCTGTGACCACTCTCAGGCAGTGAATGCCCTGAAGCTGCTGGTTAAGATGGAGGTTCATTCATGCAAGCCTGACATAAAGACATACACCCCATTGCTCAAGCTGTGCTGTAAAAAACAATGGATGAAGATACTTCTGTTCCTGGTATGCCACATGTTTAAAAAGGACATCACCCCTGATTTCAGCACTTATACCTTGTTGGTAAGTTGGCTATGCCGAAACGGGAAGCCTGCTCAGTCTTGCCTGTTTCTGGAGGAGATGGTGCTGAAGGGTTTTACGCCGAAGCAAGAAACATTTGATCTTGTGATGGAGAAGCTTGATAAGGGGAATCTGCATTCAGCAAAGAAAAAGGTTCAACTTCTTATAGTACAGGCAGCTGCTGCGAAGCACACTGGTTCCTCTTATTTGAGAAAGGATGGTGCTGCTGCACAACATTGTGCTGTACTATCAAACACTTGTGGCCATTAA